The Streptomyces sp. NBC_01268 genome window below encodes:
- a CDS encoding vanadium-dependent haloperoxidase, with the protein MSQRPVSTPTTPAARTPLTRRRVLTASAAAAGAFALASGTSTAWAAAPVAQFEAETRTGRRAPGAGAEPSVVVRWNQAAMDAILGRYQAAGNRFGPATVNARALAIIHNCIYDAWACYDRVAGGTRYGGSLRRPRAERTLDNKNEAISYAAHLALLDLFPEYKVAIDSMLSSLGYDPALTDPAPKSPAWIGRRTAQAVLAYRHGDGANQLGTPAYGDTTGYQSKNPPQTAGSFDPSIVVSPEHWSPLIVGGKTQRYLTPQFAVMKPFALSRPDQFTVAAPPAYPSVRMTAAIEELLDISANLTDEQKCIAEFWLNDDVTPPGAQQMWGRFVSARDGHDVDEDAKLFFGLNMAECDAAIGSWAVKAQYDFARPSTLIPYDRRGQRIQAWGGPGLGTVAMDGVDWQAYVAVPPFPATVSGHSTFSGAAAEFLRRFTGTDAFGDSYRFKAGASTVEPGLTPRTDTVLTWPTFSEAARQAGISRVYGGMHWSFDNEPGIEMGHRIGRVVYRQAECYFTGTHR; encoded by the coding sequence ATGTCTCAGCGACCCGTCTCCACCCCGACCACCCCCGCGGCCCGCACGCCGCTGACCCGGCGCCGGGTGCTCACCGCCTCCGCCGCCGCGGCGGGCGCCTTCGCGCTCGCCTCGGGGACCAGCACGGCCTGGGCGGCGGCCCCCGTCGCGCAGTTCGAGGCGGAGACCCGCACCGGCCGCCGGGCGCCCGGCGCCGGCGCCGAGCCCAGCGTCGTGGTGCGCTGGAACCAGGCCGCCATGGACGCGATCCTGGGCCGCTACCAGGCCGCCGGCAACCGCTTCGGCCCCGCGACCGTCAACGCCCGCGCCCTCGCGATCATCCACAACTGCATCTACGACGCCTGGGCCTGCTACGACCGGGTCGCCGGCGGCACCCGCTACGGCGGCTCCCTGCGCCGCCCCCGCGCCGAGCGCACCCTCGACAACAAGAACGAGGCCATCAGCTACGCCGCCCACCTGGCCCTGCTCGACCTCTTCCCCGAGTACAAGGTCGCCATCGACTCGATGCTGAGCAGCCTCGGCTACGACCCGGCGCTCACCGACCCGGCCCCGAAGAGTCCCGCGTGGATCGGCCGCCGCACCGCCCAGGCCGTCCTCGCCTACCGCCACGGCGACGGCGCCAACCAGCTCGGCACCCCCGCGTACGGCGACACCACCGGCTACCAGTCGAAGAACCCGCCGCAGACCGCCGGCTCCTTCGACCCGTCGATCGTCGTGTCGCCGGAGCACTGGAGCCCGCTGATCGTCGGGGGCAAGACCCAGCGCTACCTCACCCCGCAGTTCGCCGTCATGAAGCCCTTCGCGCTCAGCCGCCCCGACCAGTTCACGGTCGCCGCGCCGCCCGCCTACCCCTCGGTCCGGATGACCGCCGCGATCGAGGAACTCCTCGACATCAGCGCGAACCTGACGGACGAGCAGAAGTGCATAGCGGAGTTCTGGCTCAACGACGACGTCACCCCGCCCGGCGCCCAGCAGATGTGGGGCCGCTTCGTCTCCGCCCGTGACGGACACGACGTCGACGAGGACGCCAAGCTGTTCTTCGGCCTCAACATGGCCGAGTGCGACGCCGCGATCGGCTCCTGGGCGGTCAAGGCCCAGTACGACTTCGCGCGGCCCTCCACCCTCATCCCGTACGACCGCCGCGGCCAGCGCATCCAGGCCTGGGGCGGCCCCGGCCTCGGCACCGTCGCCATGGACGGCGTCGACTGGCAGGCGTACGTGGCCGTGCCGCCGTTCCCGGCCACCGTCTCCGGACACAGCACCTTCTCCGGCGCCGCCGCCGAGTTCCTGCGCCGCTTCACCGGCACCGACGCCTTCGGCGACTCGTACCGCTTCAAGGCGGGCGCCTCCACCGTCGAGCCCGGTCTCACCCCGCGCACCGACACCGTCCTCACCTGGCCCACCTTCAGCGAGGCCGCCCGCCAGGCCGGCATCTCCCGGGTGTACGGCGGCAT
- a CDS encoding acyl-CoA dehydrogenase family protein, with the protein MAKDFDLYRLSEEHDMLRETVRALAEAKIAPFAAAVDEEGRFPQEALDALIAADLHAVHVPESYGGAGADALATVIVIEEVARACGSSSLIPAVNKLGSLPVVLSGSEELKATYLGPLAKGDAMFSYALSEPDAGSDAAGMKTRAVRDGDFWVLNGVKRWITNAGVSEYYTVMAVTDPDKRSKGISAFVVEKSDEGVSFGAPEKKLGIKGSPTREVYLDNVRIPADRMIGAEGTGFATAMKTLDHTRITIAAQAIGIAQGALDYAKGYVKERKQFGKPIADFQGIQFMLADMAMKLEAARQLTYAAAAKSERLDGDLTFFGAAAKCFASDVAMEVTTDAVQLLGGYGYTRDYPVERMMRDAKITQIYEGTNQVQRIVMARNLP; encoded by the coding sequence ATGGCCAAGGACTTCGACCTGTATCGCCTGTCGGAGGAGCACGACATGCTCCGTGAGACGGTCCGTGCGCTGGCGGAGGCGAAGATCGCGCCGTTCGCCGCGGCGGTGGACGAGGAGGGCCGGTTCCCCCAGGAGGCCCTGGACGCGCTGATCGCGGCCGACCTGCACGCCGTCCACGTCCCCGAGTCCTACGGCGGCGCGGGCGCCGACGCGCTGGCCACGGTGATCGTGATCGAGGAGGTCGCCCGCGCGTGCGGTTCCTCCTCGCTGATCCCCGCGGTCAACAAGCTGGGCTCGCTGCCGGTCGTGCTGTCCGGCTCGGAGGAGCTGAAGGCCACGTACCTCGGCCCGCTCGCCAAGGGCGACGCGATGTTCTCCTACGCGCTGTCCGAGCCCGACGCGGGCTCGGACGCCGCCGGCATGAAGACCCGCGCGGTACGCGACGGCGACTTCTGGGTCCTCAACGGCGTCAAGCGGTGGATCACCAACGCCGGCGTCTCCGAGTACTACACCGTGATGGCCGTCACCGACCCGGACAAGCGCTCCAAGGGCATCAGCGCCTTCGTCGTCGAGAAGAGCGACGAGGGCGTCTCCTTCGGCGCCCCGGAGAAGAAGCTGGGCATCAAGGGCTCCCCGACCCGCGAGGTCTACCTCGACAACGTCCGCATCCCCGCCGACCGCATGATCGGCGCCGAGGGCACCGGCTTCGCCACCGCCATGAAGACCCTCGACCACACCCGCATCACCATCGCCGCCCAGGCCATCGGCATCGCCCAGGGCGCCCTCGACTACGCCAAGGGCTACGTCAAGGAACGCAAGCAGTTCGGCAAGCCCATCGCCGACTTCCAGGGCATCCAGTTCATGCTCGCCGACATGGCCATGAAGCTCGAAGCCGCCCGCCAGCTCACCTACGCCGCCGCCGCCAAGTCCGAACGGCTCGACGGCGACCTGACCTTCTTCGGCGCCGCGGCCAAGTGCTTCGCCTCCGACGTCGCCATGGAGGTCACCACCGACGCCGTCCAGCTCCTCGGCGGCTACGGCTACACCCGCGACTACCCCGTCGAGCGCATGATGCGCGACGCCAAGATCACCCAGATCTACGAAGGCACCAACCAGGTCCAGCGCATCGTCATGGCCCGCAACCTCCCGTAA